One window of the Niallia circulans genome contains the following:
- a CDS encoding alpha-mannosidase: MFYIIEKLEARMKELNPYRYMERQSLNNWKAKESIEGAEKYPPSITTDWQDFSLGDIWEGRDYYLWIQTTFKVPKSDGRIVLLLDFGRTGGGYNSGFESLLFVDGQPYQGVDSNHKEVFLDPGYYGKEVTLSLKLWSGLEGGGPEQIQSHTFKMAEYTILNEECDDLYFTADCVLKTIKQLKEDDSKRYELLPLLEKTMKYIDWSYPGSPAFYKSIKLANDNLQKGIDALDKRELVTITAIGHTHIDVAWLWRLKHTREKAARSFSTVLQLMKQYPDYIFLQTQPQLYQYIKEDYPEIYEQIKNRIEEGRWEIDGAMWLEADCNIPSGESLTRQILHGTQFIKKEFHKDVHYLWLPDVFGYSWALPQILKKSGIDTFMTTKISWNQYNRMPHDTFVWRGIDGSEVLTHFITTPEPGKDIVDNQWASRWFYTYNGQLEPETVLGSYKAYRNKDVNKQLLISYGYGDGGGGVTRDMLENRRRMDKIPGLPHVKTGRADEFFHQLHDTIDSTENYVHTWDGELYLEYHRGTYTSQAFVKKMNRRLELTLRELEILYTAVQDSKGVHYPKEEIMSIWEVLLRNQFHDIIPGSSIKEVYQDHKVEIGEAMESSTQLLARLDEATINQWTIFNSAGWVRKELVIIDKKESGKFITDSGEELEAVPCEAGYLVQTPNIPAFGTCILKFEPMEAKRLATPFMKAIENGIDTNYYLIRWNEKGQLISIYDKQYHREVLKENGLGNRLQLFEDKPMNFNAWDIDIFYQEKYNELAAESIIIKEQNNLYAKVKFVYSFGTSRIIQYMQVYKHSRRIDFITKTDWKEREQLLKAGFDVDIRNTVATYDIQYGNVQRPTHWNTSWDMAKFETVAHQWVDYSQRDYGVSILNDCKYGHDIKDQTMRITLLKGGIYPDPTADIGMHEFTYSLLPHKGDFVNGRTVEEAWALNQPLSVLQGKRVNQRLFKLHTAESVYIDAVKAAENGQGIILRLHDHLGSNRVLTLEPLFDCRQWNETNLLEEDMEPPVDIEGNITLELSPYEIKTIRIV; encoded by the coding sequence ATGTTTTATATAATCGAAAAATTAGAAGCTAGAATGAAAGAATTAAATCCTTACCGATACATGGAAAGACAAAGTCTTAACAATTGGAAAGCAAAAGAAAGTATAGAAGGAGCAGAGAAATATCCACCTAGTATTACTACTGATTGGCAAGACTTTTCGTTAGGCGATATTTGGGAAGGAAGGGACTATTATTTATGGATTCAAACAACCTTTAAAGTTCCTAAATCAGATGGAAGGATAGTCTTACTATTGGACTTTGGTCGAACAGGCGGTGGCTATAACTCCGGATTTGAATCCTTGCTTTTTGTAGACGGCCAACCATACCAAGGCGTTGACTCCAATCATAAAGAAGTCTTTCTTGACCCTGGCTATTATGGAAAGGAAGTAACACTTTCCTTGAAATTATGGTCCGGATTAGAAGGCGGTGGTCCTGAGCAAATCCAATCACATACATTTAAGATGGCTGAATATACCATTTTAAATGAAGAATGTGATGATTTATATTTTACCGCAGATTGTGTTTTAAAAACGATTAAACAATTAAAGGAGGATGACTCAAAACGATATGAACTTTTGCCTTTATTAGAAAAAACCATGAAATATATCGATTGGTCCTACCCAGGCAGTCCTGCTTTTTATAAAAGTATAAAGTTAGCTAATGATAATTTACAAAAAGGAATAGATGCTTTAGACAAGCGAGAGTTAGTAACAATCACCGCGATTGGTCATACCCATATTGATGTCGCTTGGTTATGGAGACTGAAGCATACAAGAGAGAAAGCCGCTCGCAGTTTTTCAACTGTTTTACAGTTAATGAAGCAATATCCAGACTATATCTTTTTACAAACTCAGCCTCAACTCTATCAATATATAAAAGAAGATTATCCGGAGATCTATGAACAAATAAAAAATAGGATAGAAGAGGGCCGTTGGGAAATAGATGGTGCTATGTGGCTGGAAGCGGATTGTAATATACCATCTGGCGAATCACTAACTCGGCAAATTCTCCATGGAACACAATTTATAAAAAAAGAATTCCATAAAGATGTCCACTATCTATGGCTGCCAGATGTTTTTGGTTATTCATGGGCTTTGCCTCAGATTTTAAAAAAGAGTGGGATAGATACATTTATGACGACAAAAATAAGCTGGAATCAATACAATCGGATGCCACATGATACTTTTGTCTGGCGGGGGATAGATGGATCAGAGGTGTTAACCCATTTTATTACTACACCAGAACCAGGAAAAGACATAGTAGATAATCAATGGGCATCTCGCTGGTTTTATACGTATAATGGACAGTTAGAACCAGAAACAGTGTTAGGCAGCTATAAAGCTTATCGGAATAAAGATGTAAATAAACAACTGCTTATTTCGTATGGATATGGAGACGGTGGCGGTGGAGTCACAAGAGATATGTTAGAAAACCGCCGTCGTATGGATAAAATCCCAGGTCTTCCACATGTGAAAACAGGGCGTGCGGATGAATTTTTTCACCAGCTTCATGACACTATTGATTCTACAGAAAATTACGTTCATACGTGGGATGGGGAATTATATTTAGAATATCATCGAGGAACCTATACATCTCAAGCCTTTGTCAAAAAAATGAATCGTAGACTAGAGTTAACTTTAAGAGAACTAGAAATTTTGTATACAGCTGTACAAGACTCAAAAGGAGTTCATTATCCAAAAGAAGAAATAATGAGCATATGGGAAGTGTTATTGCGTAACCAATTTCATGATATTATTCCTGGTTCATCCATAAAAGAAGTTTATCAAGATCATAAGGTAGAAATAGGAGAGGCGATGGAAAGCTCTACTCAACTCTTAGCACGGTTAGATGAGGCAACAATAAATCAATGGACCATATTTAATTCGGCTGGCTGGGTGAGAAAGGAATTAGTAATAATTGATAAAAAAGAATCTGGTAAATTCATAACAGATTCTGGAGAAGAATTAGAAGCAGTGCCGTGTGAAGCAGGATATCTTGTCCAGACACCGAACATACCAGCTTTCGGAACTTGTATCCTGAAATTTGAACCGATGGAAGCAAAAAGGCTGGCAACTCCTTTTATGAAAGCAATAGAAAACGGTATAGATACGAATTATTATCTAATTCGCTGGAATGAGAAAGGACAGTTAATTAGTATTTATGATAAACAGTATCATCGCGAAGTACTTAAAGAAAATGGCTTGGGGAACAGGCTTCAATTATTTGAAGATAAACCAATGAACTTTAATGCATGGGATATCGACATATTTTATCAAGAAAAGTATAACGAGTTAGCCGCAGAATCAATTATCATTAAAGAACAAAACAACCTATACGCAAAGGTTAAATTTGTTTATTCATTTGGTACTTCGAGAATTATTCAATATATGCAGGTTTATAAACATTCACGTCGAATAGATTTTATTACAAAGACAGATTGGAAAGAAAGGGAACAATTACTGAAAGCAGGATTTGATGTCGATATTCGCAATACTGTCGCAACCTATGATATTCAATATGGCAATGTCCAGCGGCCTACACATTGGAATACAAGCTGGGATATGGCGAAATTCGAGACAGTAGCACACCAGTGGGTGGACTATTCGCAAAGGGACTATGGAGTCAGCATACTTAATGACTGTAAGTACGGCCATGATATAAAAGACCAAACAATGCGGATTACCTTATTAAAAGGGGGAATATATCCAGACCCAACAGCTGATATAGGAATGCATGAATTTACGTATAGTCTTCTACCACATAAAGGAGATTTCGTAAATGGAAGAACGGTTGAAGAAGCTTGGGCTCTAAATCAGCCATTATCCGTACTACAAGGGAAACGAGTAAATCAGAGACTATTTAAATTGCATACAGCAGAAAGCGTATACATTGATGCTGTGAAAGCGGCGGAAAATGGTCAAGGGATTATATTACGACTGCATGACCACCTAGGAAGTAATAGAGTGCTAACTTTAGAACCATTATTTGATTGTCGACAATGGAATGAAACAAATTTGCTGGAGGAAGATATGGAACCTCCTGTGGATATAGAGGGAAATATTACATTGGAGTTAAGTCCCTATGAAATAAAGACGATACGAATTGTATAA
- a CDS encoding carbohydrate ABC transporter permease: MEAVLGKKPKRKGKSDHVKAAIFLAPTWLLLLIFFIGPMLLTLLFSFTNLALTGAEASQLRFVGFENFTRMFQDPDFRVSVWNTIVFVFFSAVLGQCFFGFLIAFLMKEKNKTFRRIVGLIIIAAWVTPEVVVAFCWVAFLGESGTANWLLSLFDMKPIAWLFTFPMVSVVIANMWRGTAFSMMVFQAALDDIPKDVEEAAIMDGARRFQVIRYITIPMVKGTIATNMMLVTLQTLGVFALIYTMTGGGPGVSTATLPVFMYKQAFVSYQLGYGTAISFVLLVLGAIASFIYMKTLKVKV; encoded by the coding sequence TTGGAAGCAGTATTAGGAAAAAAGCCGAAACGAAAAGGAAAGTCGGATCATGTTAAGGCAGCTATTTTTCTCGCTCCGACCTGGCTTTTATTATTGATATTTTTCATTGGACCGATGCTATTAACATTACTTTTTTCATTTACAAACTTAGCTCTGACTGGTGCGGAAGCTAGTCAGCTAAGGTTTGTAGGATTTGAAAACTTTACCCGGATGTTTCAAGATCCCGACTTCCGTGTCAGTGTGTGGAATACAATTGTTTTTGTTTTTTTCTCAGCGGTGCTCGGACAATGTTTCTTTGGCTTTTTGATCGCTTTTTTAATGAAAGAGAAAAACAAAACATTTAGAAGAATTGTTGGTCTAATTATAATTGCTGCCTGGGTAACTCCAGAAGTCGTGGTAGCATTTTGCTGGGTGGCATTTCTTGGCGAAAGTGGAACTGCTAATTGGCTGTTGAGTCTTTTTGATATGAAGCCGATTGCCTGGCTATTTACTTTTCCAATGGTGAGTGTTGTGATCGCGAATATGTGGAGAGGAACTGCTTTCTCCATGATGGTATTTCAAGCAGCTTTAGACGATATTCCAAAAGATGTAGAAGAGGCAGCCATAATGGATGGCGCCCGTCGATTTCAGGTTATTCGCTATATCACCATCCCCATGGTAAAAGGGACAATCGCCACAAATATGATGTTAGTTACGCTGCAAACACTTGGTGTATTTGCTTTAATTTATACAATGACTGGTGGCGGTCCAGGGGTAAGTACAGCAACGCTTCCTGTATTTATGTATAAACAAGCATTTGTCAGTTATCAGTTAGGGTATGGGACAGCGATTTCTTTTGTGTTATTAGTATTGGGTGCAATTGCCAGCTTCATATATATGAAAACCTTGAAAGTGAAAGTGTAG
- a CDS encoding extracellular solute-binding protein, producing the protein MKKSIKKVLLLLLCFPFLLIGCSSESNSTSDDGKVDGKTQIKITWRDVGEHDKLKKYLTNTFIPEFEKENPDIKIVLSPITASEGDYFSKVALSMQSESTAPDVVAEDSFMLNSDANAGYLLPLDDYVRDWDQWKYYTENLKSGSIGEDGKLYAIPGTSDSRGLWYNKNVFKKAGLPEDWQPKNWDEIIEAAEKIKDSAKDVIPLSMGVAKANGESVSMQTFEMLLYGTDDVLFDADTKKWHVNTKGIEESLQFIDQVYNQKKLGPPLSIAINSNYSSVLFQEKFPNDEAGIILDGFWNTGNYTETGAVPMDNVTERFGFAAMPTQNGQEPGTTTMSGGWTWAIPSKAKNPDASWKVIQALGGKEQQAARAVAEGNLTVRDDSAEVPAYKEQNFISEATEYLKNAHFRPANDKYPNVSVEIQTMVEAVATGSKTPKQAAEDYASNVIRIVGEGNVVK; encoded by the coding sequence ATGAAAAAGTCGATTAAAAAAGTATTATTGCTTCTTTTATGTTTTCCGTTTTTATTAATTGGTTGCTCAAGCGAAAGTAATTCAACATCTGATGATGGGAAGGTTGATGGAAAAACCCAGATTAAAATTACATGGAGAGATGTAGGAGAGCATGATAAATTAAAAAAATATTTAACAAATACATTTATCCCGGAATTTGAAAAGGAGAACCCAGACATAAAAATAGTTTTATCGCCAATTACAGCTAGTGAGGGGGATTATTTCTCTAAAGTGGCTTTATCGATGCAATCAGAAAGTACAGCACCTGATGTGGTTGCAGAAGACTCCTTTATGTTAAATTCAGATGCGAATGCAGGCTATTTATTACCCCTTGATGATTATGTGCGTGATTGGGATCAATGGAAATATTATACAGAAAATTTAAAATCAGGCTCGATTGGAGAAGATGGAAAATTATATGCCATCCCAGGAACTTCTGATTCTCGCGGGTTATGGTATAACAAAAATGTTTTCAAAAAAGCTGGTTTGCCAGAAGACTGGCAGCCTAAAAATTGGGATGAGATTATAGAAGCTGCTGAAAAAATAAAAGATTCAGCTAAGGATGTTATTCCTCTTTCTATGGGAGTGGCTAAAGCAAACGGGGAATCCGTATCGATGCAGACTTTTGAAATGCTGCTCTATGGCACAGACGATGTGTTATTTGATGCTGATACAAAGAAATGGCATGTGAATACTAAAGGAATCGAGGAATCCTTACAATTTATTGATCAAGTTTATAATCAGAAAAAATTAGGTCCGCCACTATCTATTGCCATTAACAGCAACTATAGTTCCGTTTTATTCCAAGAAAAGTTCCCTAATGATGAAGCAGGAATTATATTAGATGGATTTTGGAATACAGGTAATTATACAGAAACAGGAGCAGTTCCAATGGATAATGTCACAGAACGATTTGGTTTTGCGGCCATGCCGACTCAAAATGGACAAGAGCCTGGCACTACGACTATGTCTGGAGGATGGACATGGGCAATTCCATCTAAAGCAAAAAATCCAGATGCTTCATGGAAGGTTATCCAAGCTTTAGGTGGGAAAGAACAGCAGGCAGCTCGCGCTGTTGCAGAAGGAAACTTAACAGTACGTGATGATTCAGCGGAAGTACCCGCCTATAAAGAACAAAATTTCATTTCGGAAGCAACGGAGTATTTGAAGAATGCTCATTTCCGTCCTGCTAATGACAAATATCCGAATGTTTCCGTAGAAATACAAACAATGGTGGAGGCAGTCGCAACTGGTAGCAAGACACCAAAACAAGCTGCCGAGGATTATGCGAGCAATGTAATCAGGATTGTCGGTGAAGGAAACGTAGTTAAATAA
- a CDS encoding replication-associated recombination protein A, whose product MNGEPLAYRMRPTNLDEVVGQKDIIGKTTSLYKMIKNGHVPSMLLYGEPGIGKTSIAFAIAGTTKLPFIALNATTSGKKDVEAVVYEARLTGKVILFLDEIHRFNKAQQDYLLPHVERGDIVLIGATTENPYHDVNPAIRSRCGQIKQLKRLTDDDIEELLHRALQDEKGLANLSIQISKEQIAKIAKGTNGDARKSLTLLESIVYSSDKEDDVFIIKDDTIDQMIEKVGVFGDKKGSHFYNLLSSLQKSIRGSDVDAALYYLAHLLETGDLVAVNRRLLVIAYEDVGLANTSVGNNVLAAVTASERLGLPEARIPLSVAVVEMCLSSKSNAAYKALDAAIADVRNGRVGDIPMHLRDGHYEGSKKLGHVGYIYPHDYPIGTFGGWVDQEYFPEKLKGTQYYHPTEAGEEKKLGAIYDRLKGFKKNK is encoded by the coding sequence ATGAACGGGGAACCACTTGCTTATCGAATGCGCCCGACGAATCTTGATGAAGTAGTCGGGCAAAAGGATATTATCGGAAAAACAACCAGTTTATATAAAATGATTAAAAATGGTCATGTTCCATCGATGTTATTGTATGGAGAGCCTGGCATTGGGAAAACCTCGATTGCCTTTGCTATTGCTGGTACAACAAAATTACCTTTTATTGCACTAAATGCGACTACATCAGGAAAGAAGGATGTGGAAGCTGTAGTGTATGAAGCAAGATTGACAGGGAAAGTCATTCTTTTTTTAGACGAAATTCATCGTTTTAATAAAGCGCAGCAGGATTATTTACTTCCTCATGTGGAGAGAGGGGATATTGTTTTAATAGGTGCTACTACGGAAAATCCCTACCATGATGTAAATCCTGCGATTCGCAGTAGATGTGGACAAATCAAGCAGTTAAAAAGATTAACGGATGATGATATTGAAGAATTATTGCATCGAGCATTACAAGATGAAAAAGGACTTGCGAATCTGTCCATTCAAATTTCAAAGGAACAGATTGCAAAAATTGCAAAAGGCACTAATGGAGATGCAAGAAAATCATTAACTCTTTTAGAGTCTATTGTCTATTCATCTGATAAAGAGGACGACGTTTTTATTATCAAGGATGATACCATTGACCAAATGATTGAAAAAGTCGGTGTTTTTGGGGATAAAAAAGGCTCGCATTTCTATAATTTATTATCTAGTCTACAGAAAAGTATCCGAGGCAGTGATGTAGATGCCGCTCTATATTACCTTGCTCATTTATTAGAAACTGGAGATTTAGTTGCCGTAAACAGGAGATTGCTAGTTATTGCCTATGAAGATGTTGGCCTTGCCAATACATCTGTCGGCAATAATGTTTTAGCAGCAGTGACGGCGAGTGAGCGACTTGGTTTACCAGAAGCGCGAATTCCTTTATCTGTAGCGGTTGTGGAAATGTGTTTATCCTCTAAATCTAACGCAGCCTATAAAGCATTAGATGCTGCCATAGCAGATGTCCGCAATGGGAGAGTCGGGGATATCCCTATGCATTTAAGGGATGGTCATTATGAAGGAAGCAAAAAGTTAGGACATGTCGGATATATTTATCCACATGACTATCCAATTGGAACGTTTGGTGGATGGGTTGATCAAGAATATTTCCCGGAAAAACTAAAAGGAACTCAGTATTACCACCCAACTGAAGCTGGTGAGGAGAAGAAGCTGGGAGCGATATACGATAGGCTTAAAGGATTTAAAAAAAATAAATAA
- a CDS encoding ABC transporter permease, with the protein MQLIRNEWMKIWKRPATLVMIVLLLIAVLLLGAFNKYQSSGFSVPDNENWKHGLELENKRYNEQLEDEHLPEETRNYYTKEIAINEYRITHNFSTNVEYSAWDFVADSIQLLSLAGLFTIIIAAGIVANEFNWGTIKLLLIRPLSRIKILLSKYLTVLLFGLLTIFIIFAFSFILGAILFGLPKEVYPYLFYYNGVVKEQSILMHLISYYGLNSISLFMLTTMAFMISSVFRNSSLAIGISIFLMFMGNTVTLLLAKWFDWAKYLLFANTDLTQYLEGTPLVSGMTLSFSITMLVIYFVVFIGLAFWVFRKRDVAA; encoded by the coding sequence ATGCAGCTAATAAGAAATGAATGGATGAAGATATGGAAACGTCCAGCAACATTAGTAATGATCGTGCTCTTATTAATTGCTGTTTTATTGCTTGGTGCTTTTAATAAATATCAATCAAGTGGATTTTCTGTCCCTGATAATGAGAACTGGAAACATGGACTTGAATTAGAAAATAAGCGCTATAATGAACAGCTGGAAGATGAACACCTTCCTGAAGAAACAAGGAATTATTATACAAAAGAAATAGCTATAAACGAGTATCGAATTACACATAATTTTAGTACAAATGTAGAATACTCTGCATGGGATTTTGTTGCTGATAGTATCCAACTGCTTAGTCTTGCAGGCTTATTTACAATTATTATTGCAGCTGGAATCGTAGCAAACGAGTTTAATTGGGGTACGATAAAACTTCTCCTTATTCGTCCATTAAGCAGAATAAAGATTCTATTATCAAAATATTTAACGGTATTACTTTTCGGGTTATTAACTATTTTTATCATCTTTGCCTTTTCTTTTATATTAGGTGCCATTCTGTTTGGACTGCCGAAAGAAGTGTATCCATATTTATTTTATTACAATGGGGTAGTGAAGGAACAAAGCATTCTCATGCATTTAATAAGCTATTATGGATTAAATTCGATCAGTTTATTTATGCTCACTACTATGGCATTTATGATTTCTTCCGTTTTTCGGAATAGTTCACTCGCAATTGGGATATCGATTTTCTTAATGTTTATGGGGAATACAGTCACTTTATTATTAGCGAAATGGTTTGATTGGGCGAAATATTTATTATTTGCCAACACCGATTTAACGCAGTATTTGGAAGGAACTCCTTTAGTGAGCGGCATGACTTTGTCTTTCTCCATTACTATGCTCGTTATTTATTTTGTCGTATTCATTGGCTTAGCTTTTTGGGTGTTTAGGAAGAGAGATGTTGCGGCGTAA
- a CDS encoding ABC transporter ATP-binding protein: MTSVVELKNVSKIINGRKIIDSLSFQVKAGEVFGFLGPNGAGKTTTIRMIVGLINMSDGDITICKESVRDQFEKAIQHVGAIVENPEMYKFLSGYENLLHYARMVKGISKQKIMETVELVGLKDRIHDKVRTYSLGMRQRLGLAQSLLHDPKVLILDEPTNGLDPAGIREIRDHLRMLARERNMAVIVSSHLLAEMEMMCDRIGIIQEGKLVDVQLVKDFVAVEQVFEMELYPVDKAISHIQGMMPEVQVMPREQGVHITVTKEQIPGIIKALALQDVQIFGIKEVSKTLEDRFLELTNHREDLN, translated from the coding sequence GTGACATCCGTAGTGGAATTAAAAAATGTCTCAAAAATAATCAATGGAAGAAAAATAATTGATTCGTTGAGTTTCCAAGTAAAAGCAGGAGAAGTATTTGGTTTTCTTGGTCCAAATGGTGCAGGGAAAACAACGACAATCCGGATGATTGTTGGTCTCATTAATATGAGTGATGGGGATATCACTATTTGCAAGGAGAGTGTTCGCGATCAGTTTGAGAAAGCAATCCAGCATGTTGGAGCCATTGTAGAGAACCCGGAAATGTACAAATTTTTGAGTGGGTATGAAAATCTTCTGCACTATGCTCGAATGGTGAAAGGTATATCAAAGCAAAAAATAATGGAGACAGTTGAATTAGTTGGTTTAAAAGATCGAATTCATGATAAAGTTCGCACTTATTCACTTGGAATGCGACAACGTTTAGGCCTTGCGCAAAGCCTTTTGCATGATCCTAAAGTATTAATCTTAGATGAGCCAACGAATGGATTAGATCCTGCAGGGATAAGAGAGATAAGAGACCATTTAAGAATGCTAGCTAGAGAGAGAAACATGGCAGTTATTGTTTCCAGTCACTTGTTAGCAGAGATGGAAATGATGTGTGATCGCATCGGCATTATTCAAGAAGGTAAACTGGTCGATGTACAGTTAGTAAAGGACTTTGTTGCAGTAGAGCAAGTATTTGAAATGGAGCTTTATCCTGTTGATAAGGCCATAAGTCATATACAGGGAATGATGCCGGAAGTGCAAGTTATGCCAAGAGAGCAGGGAGTTCATATTACGGTAACAAAAGAACAAATACCTGGAATAATAAAAGCACTTGCTTTACAGGACGTTCAGATTTTTGGCATAAAAGAAGTATCAAAAACATTAGAAGATCGATTTTTAGAATTGACTAACCACAGGGAGGATCTGAATTAA
- a CDS encoding ABC transporter ATP-binding protein: MIQFRNVTKRYGREYAVENVNLTLEEGKIYGLLGTNGSGKSTTLKMIAGLVQPTNGEVLVNGKNATRRIAEDVSYLTELDRFYESFTIQEMIRYTASQFHDFQLGKAQELLDFMQLEQNKKIKNLSKGNRGRLKLVLCLARTAPILLLDEPFSGLDPLVRESIVKGLLNYIDFEKQTVVIATHEIVEVESILDNIVVLNNGNVIANLSVEDLREEKGQSIIEWMKANINK; this comes from the coding sequence ATGATACAATTTCGCAATGTAACCAAAAGATATGGTAGAGAGTATGCAGTGGAAAATGTAAATTTAACCTTAGAAGAGGGAAAAATTTATGGTCTTCTTGGTACAAATGGAAGTGGAAAATCAACCACGTTGAAAATGATTGCTGGTCTTGTCCAGCCGACTAATGGCGAGGTGTTAGTCAATGGAAAAAATGCTACACGTAGAATTGCAGAGGATGTTTCCTATTTAACGGAGCTAGACCGTTTTTATGAATCTTTTACTATTCAAGAAATGATACGATATACAGCATCGCAGTTTCATGATTTTCAGCTTGGTAAAGCGCAAGAATTACTAGATTTTATGCAGTTAGAGCAAAATAAAAAAATAAAGAATCTTTCGAAGGGAAACAGAGGAAGACTGAAGCTTGTTCTTTGTTTAGCTCGGACAGCGCCAATTTTATTACTGGATGAACCTTTTTCAGGTTTAGATCCACTGGTGCGGGAATCAATTGTTAAAGGATTATTAAACTATATTGATTTTGAAAAACAGACCGTTGTGATAGCAACACATGAGATAGTAGAGGTTGAATCCATTTTAGATAATATAGTTGTTTTAAATAATGGGAATGTAATCGCCAATCTTTCAGTAGAGGATTTAAGGGAAGAAAAAGGTCAATCCATTATCGAGTGGATGAAGGCAAATATAAACAAATGA
- a CDS encoding GntR family transcriptional regulator — translation MADEFESSRPIYMQIVEKITQQIARYERMPGDKLPSVREMAIASGVNPNTIQRTYGELERMKIVETRRGQGTFITESEDIIEELRTKLQHDLLEQFIRNMQELGIKREEMVQLLEIYLQEKKGEK, via the coding sequence ATGGCAGATGAATTTGAATCATCCAGACCAATTTACATGCAGATCGTAGAAAAAATTACACAGCAAATTGCGCGCTATGAACGGATGCCAGGAGATAAATTGCCATCTGTTCGAGAAATGGCTATTGCATCTGGAGTTAATCCAAATACAATTCAACGGACGTACGGTGAATTGGAAAGGATGAAGATTGTGGAAACGAGAAGAGGTCAGGGTACATTTATAACCGAATCAGAAGATATTATAGAGGAGCTAAGAACAAAGCTTCAACATGATTTACTGGAACAGTTTATTCGTAATATGCAAGAGCTAGGAATCAAAAGAGAAGAAATGGTTCAGTTATTAGAAATCTATCTTCAAGAGAAGAAGGGTGAAAAGTAA
- a CDS encoding tRNA threonylcarbamoyladenosine dehydratase, translating into MLHQFSRNELAIGKEGLETMKNSTVAVLGIGGVGSFAAEALARSGVGKLILIDKDDVDITNVNRQVIALLSTVGRPKVDIMKERIADINPDCEVIALKMFYTEETYEEIFAYGLDFIIDASDTIAYKIHLMKECLNRNIPIISSMGAANKMDPTRFQIADISKTHTDPIAKVIRTRLRKEGIRKGINVVFSDESPIVIREDVRKVVGKDNAPIRKAKMPPSSNAFVPSVAGLIMASHVVKELLKEIKITRVKDEK; encoded by the coding sequence ATGTTGCATCAATTTTCGAGAAATGAGCTAGCCATTGGCAAAGAAGGGCTAGAGACAATGAAAAACAGTACGGTTGCTGTTCTAGGAATCGGAGGCGTTGGTTCCTTTGCTGCCGAAGCGTTAGCTCGTTCAGGCGTAGGAAAATTAATCTTAATTGATAAGGATGATGTGGATATTACGAATGTCAATAGACAGGTAATTGCATTATTATCTACAGTTGGCCGTCCTAAAGTAGATATTATGAAAGAACGTATTGCAGATATTAATCCAGACTGTGAAGTAATTGCATTGAAAATGTTCTATACCGAAGAAACATATGAAGAAATTTTTGCTTATGGCTTAGATTTTATCATAGATGCATCTGATACGATAGCTTATAAAATTCACTTAATGAAAGAGTGTTTAAACCGAAATATCCCAATCATTTCAAGCATGGGCGCAGCAAATAAAATGGATCCTACTCGTTTCCAAATTGCAGATATTAGTAAAACACATACAGATCCAATTGCAAAAGTTATTCGTACAAGACTTCGTAAAGAAGGAATTAGAAAAGGGATTAACGTCGTATTTTCAGATGAAAGTCCCATTGTAATTCGTGAAGACGTTCGTAAAGTGGTCGGAAAAGATAATGCGCCGATTCGGAAGGCGAAAATGCCACCATCTTCAAACGCATTTGTTCCTTCTGTGGCTGGGTTAATAATGGCTAGCCATGTCGTAAAAGAGTTACTAAAAGAGATAAAAATCACACGTGTAAAAGACGAGAAATAA